The sequence AAGGGAGTTCATGGAGCCTTGAGGAACCATGGCTACCTTAACCCACCTGTAATTCCTCCTAAACTCCTCCTCACTAAGCTTAAGTATATCAACACCCTCGAAAATAACCTCACCACCAGTCACCCTGGCGTTCTCCTCCCATGACCTAGTTATCACCTTAGCTAACGTTGACTTACCGCTACCTGTCTCACCAACTATGGCTACTGTCTCACCCTCATTAACACTAAAACTAACACCCCCAAGTGCCTTAACAATACCCCTAGTGGTCACGTAGTTTAGGCTAACACCCTTAACATCAAGAAGCACATTAATCACCTTCTCAACCTAGGGTTAACAATAGGCTCTATTGCCAATGCGGTCACTATGAATGTTACGGCAACAAGCGTTATCAATATGCCTGGTGGAATAACCCACCACCACATACCT is a genomic window of Caldivirga sp. containing:
- a CDS encoding ATP-binding cassette domain-containing protein, translating into MLLDVKGVSLNYVTTRGIVKALGGVSFSVNEGETVAIVGETGSGKSTLAKVITRSWEENARVTGGEVIFEGVDILKLSEEEFRRNYRWVKVAMVPQGSMNSL